The Paeniglutamicibacter sulfureus genome includes a region encoding these proteins:
- a CDS encoding competence protein CoiA: MLLVAMLDGERIDATARTPESWAALQASEDRKRLVLPGCNIRAVAKTRGPDTRFFAHHQGMDCAVDHGGESAQHLAMKEALAQGIDAVPGWHAVIEYPHPTREWIIDVLAISDDRHHRVAFEVQLSSQTPANYVRRTQRYFDSGAFPVWLVPRNLEYSPVRIPTVVTGFGKESEIPENHADLLNLEITHNLALSQGTLGDFVAGLLVNGPQGNPGSPQEQQDRMDKERKRWIAEQRADAERLVKAKEAVERTNRGSVAPEKAFGPYTVHTESGPFVWATLTDCWKCRQQMMVWEARSLRPGEQYSSAPRVSVKAEVGQKRYENHPDVHQAVNTWITRSGAAATKAQIETRHSQGAGGEYSAFVCPSCRALMGQIYIAQINTEHWSVISAPLLRRT, from the coding sequence ATGCTGCTGGTTGCGATGCTTGACGGGGAACGAATAGATGCCACTGCGCGCACGCCCGAATCGTGGGCAGCGCTGCAGGCATCGGAAGACCGGAAGCGGCTTGTGCTTCCCGGGTGCAATATCCGGGCTGTCGCAAAAACCCGGGGACCGGACACCAGATTCTTTGCCCATCACCAGGGAATGGACTGCGCTGTTGACCACGGCGGGGAATCGGCGCAACACCTGGCCATGAAGGAAGCCCTGGCCCAAGGGATAGACGCGGTGCCCGGCTGGCATGCCGTCATCGAATATCCACACCCCACCCGCGAGTGGATCATCGACGTGCTGGCGATATCCGACGACAGACACCACCGTGTCGCCTTCGAAGTGCAGCTCTCATCCCAGACACCGGCGAACTATGTCCGCCGGACCCAGAGATACTTCGACAGCGGGGCCTTCCCGGTGTGGCTGGTGCCTCGCAACCTTGAATACAGCCCCGTGCGGATACCGACCGTGGTCACGGGATTCGGCAAGGAATCGGAAATCCCAGAAAACCATGCGGATCTCCTCAACTTGGAGATCACGCACAATCTCGCCCTGTCGCAGGGCACCCTGGGTGACTTCGTTGCGGGCCTGTTGGTCAATGGCCCGCAGGGAAACCCTGGATCACCGCAGGAACAGCAAGACAGGATGGACAAAGAACGCAAGCGGTGGATCGCAGAGCAGCGCGCCGACGCCGAGCGCCTTGTAAAGGCCAAGGAAGCTGTCGAGAGAACGAACCGGGGCAGTGTGGCTCCGGAGAAGGCCTTTGGGCCATACACCGTCCATACCGAATCGGGCCCCTTTGTCTGGGCGACATTGACGGATTGCTGGAAATGCCGGCAGCAGATGATGGTGTGGGAAGCGCGCAGTCTCCGTCCCGGCGAGCAATACTCATCGGCGCCACGGGTCTCCGTGAAAGCCGAAGTAGGCCAGAAGCGGTACGAAAACCACCCAGATGTCCACCAGGCGGTGAACACCTGGATTACCCGGTCCGGGGCTGCTGCCACCAAGGCGCAGATCGAAACCAGGCATAGCCAAGGCGCGGGAGGAGAATACAGCGCCTTCGTGTGTCCAAGCTGCAGGGCCCTCATGGGACAGATCTACATAGCGCAGATCAACACGGAGCACTGGTCAGTCATCAGCGCTCCCCTGCTCCGGAGGACTTGA
- a CDS encoding DUF6338 family protein, translating into MPTEPLAAAIYIFFLMPGIAYLFQSEKHRATRRRSAFRETSAVVVSSAICLLVPLVFLAVATFPFPALRPYFAGFLSRSDVIFYADPVGYFLALIFFLCLATLLGFILGTSRVQTWLRNIGGKPLIDRDRSGWTKTFEAMGPAIVVASLQLKTGTWIQGEVASYNTTPEDTDERSLVLSGSILVRSAAAKKAERVAEGQQMVIQSSEIEHMTVSYLRPPATR; encoded by the coding sequence ATGCCTACAGAACCACTCGCCGCAGCCATATACATTTTCTTCCTAATGCCAGGCATCGCTTATCTATTTCAAAGCGAAAAGCATCGAGCCACTCGTCGCCGCTCGGCATTCAGGGAAACCTCGGCGGTGGTCGTTTCAAGTGCGATCTGCCTGCTAGTGCCACTTGTATTTTTGGCTGTTGCAACGTTTCCTTTTCCTGCTCTGCGTCCCTACTTTGCTGGGTTCCTGTCGAGATCCGATGTCATCTTCTATGCAGATCCAGTGGGATATTTCCTCGCCCTTATCTTCTTCCTTTGCTTGGCGACTCTGCTTGGCTTCATCTTAGGGACATCACGGGTACAAACGTGGCTTCGCAACATCGGGGGAAAGCCTTTGATTGACCGCGACCGTTCAGGCTGGACGAAGACGTTTGAAGCCATGGGGCCAGCCATAGTTGTGGCTAGCTTGCAATTGAAGACAGGCACATGGATCCAAGGCGAAGTAGCTAGCTACAACACCACACCCGAGGACACCGATGAGCGCTCTCTTGTCCTCTCAGGCAGCATCCTCGTCCGCAGCGCGGCAGCAAAAAAGGCTGAACGAGTGGCAGAAGGGCAACAAATGGTAATTCAATCCTCAGAGATCGAACACATGACAGTCAGTTATCTGAGACCTCCCGCTACCCGGTAG